The nucleotide sequence cgatcgaactgctgtccgatcgaatggcctactcgatccaagtacattgtttactctttccgcgttactcatcgttgtgttatcgaactattcaggctaacctattctcagtgctcccttcaatccacaatcaaccactgtgagtatactcgatccctttttgctttcagcacttttgggtgttacatacgtaatctatcaaattcacaaacaacacaagctatttgaacgctaacctacttgcatgtattacttgtctaaatgattgctgtttattatgtttacacgtggagtgctatctgcctgctttagcaacatagtactatagtttggactcagcacccgttcacacgggggttgctaaggacaattacttgcatggattacggtggtaatcatgtatcgcgaactgtctcggacagtcaacccgaagtcattggtatcgatggtcccatgttgataatttacatgcatcgtttgcccttgtgtacgtgcttggttatgcgtaaactattcgaactctatatgctatatcaaacttgtgtgctcacctttacattatatgtattgacttttattttaacgtatgtgacaggtgtttaagctactagcgtgctagggaagcgaggcaataataagcttctaggagtttgtgaccttaggacagtgtccacgtacctgccccagggccataattatctgtagatcttgtactggcacctgtagtcagtaagatttacggatagtcgtctagaagtcttaaaacaatatttaattcggtctgtaataattaagaatccgagttgtcggaacagttcccatattgtttggttgatttctatgataacttgttattgtttgggacacggtatgggacgtgttatataactgaattgtatgatagttgttgtggaaacttctgaacaatctgtttcgctcagtgccgcgccccgatgattccgccatcggttggggtgtgacaactaatGACATCTATAAAGTTGTATATGACGTGATGCGAGTGTGGGTATaatgtttaatatatttttagcACTTTTACTAGattatcaagctttaaatttataaaacacgatataacatATCACTATCTAcaacacgttagggcaagtgcacacATCGTTGGCGTAGTATACTGATGGTAAGATACGGAGGTTGTCCAAtaacacaagagcttttaataccggaatatCATCAACGtttaatctaaccaaatttttaGGAAAAAGATGTTTAGTAAACAAAAATTAGAAAGAAACTAAAATGTTAAAAAGAAACAATAGACAAGATAAAATCACTCGGTTTCGACTTTCTTTTACGTATCCTTTGAtaatttccgcactttgggttttttaagagattatcttagttccctcttttggaggcaacgctaccctcggccatattggtctgcgTCAgaagggatacagtcccgcaaggccggaatattgaaagataattaagtaagttattaatgcaaaatgtggcataCCCTCTTTTGGGGGCAAcactaccctcggccatattggtttgagttagcagggatacagtcccgcaaggccggaatattgaaagataattaagtaagttattaatgcaaaatgtggcatatccctcttttggaggcaacgctaccttcggccatattggtctgagtcagtagggatacagtcccgcaaggccggtttaaagttttaatagtaatttatttataagggattcaagctgTTCTTACTTCTCCTGATTTGATGTTATTTGCCTCAagagaagtcctaataagcttgaatcaagtcctcgcaggatctatacactgaacgagacaagaactttacccaaaccacccttctaacccccttccaggcagttaacgtgctttatatagaccgtaaagacacgaatgagtgaatcaacaaaacataaaGAGATGATAGGATAAAGTTCACGTTCAGTAtaaaaaactaattattaaagtcattaatacatacccaaataaaaagttaacgaaagcttggaaatcaaaggtaatacataaaagatttgtcttcaccaagtaatGCAAGAGATTAgacaagcatggcctttgtttgacaaaaaactcttactatcaatATTGGATCCCGacactactacacacactctaaagatggatgatggaggAATGTGGCGGATGATGGTGGTTAGTGttggtggagtggtggcaggtgtgagagaagtggtttgccaagggatgatttgcaaatGAACCAAACACCCTTATTTATAGTTGGAGACATGCCtttcacacggccccgtgcctaaggagcacggcctcgtgtcttcttcttctctgtcttcatttaatgagTTGTGTCAGTCTGTATGcacacacggccccgtgtgtcaaaggcatggccccgtggtcttgtacttgttgtactatAGGAGATTTTGTATATCCGGgagttgaccacgacccgtgtccatgggacacggccccgtgtctcttGTCTGCTTATGTTTGTCTATCTGGGAGTTGACCACAACCTCGTGCAAATATTTTTATACAGTAATTTATAGTTTGAACAAATTCATATAAAAATTTAATTAATTTTCAAAGTAAAAACATTCTTAAAACTTTATCGTGCAGTATAAATTTGGTACATGTATCGTATAGATATCGTTTCGTTTCATGTAGTATCATATAGTCACTAATAGTATagtatatatagtatagatgtagTATAGGTCCAATGCATGCCTCATATAGGCCtgtaggtgtagtataggtcccgttACGAGGCGAGCCTTAACGAACTTGAGCCCGAACTcaagcctgaaatacaaagctcgtttagctcgcgagcctaaacaatCGAATCAAAGCGAGTTCAAGCCGAGATTTTAGCTCATTTAAGATTTTTCTCAAAATAGCTTGAGTCGAGCTCGAGTTCGAGCTTCAAGAAAACTTGACGAGCTGAGCTCGAGCCTAGTCGGGCTCGGCCCTACTTGTTTAAACCCATAGATTCCCGTATAGACCTTGTACAGGCCTAGAGGTGTGGCATAGGTTTAGTATAGGTATAGTCTAGTCTAGTGTAATATCGTATCCTAACGTATTGTATAGTATTATATAGTATCGTATACTACAGTATAGGTCACATACATGCTTATAGGTGTAGTATAGatctcgtataagcctataagtatAGTATAGGTATCTTATAGTATAGTATGCTATAGTATATGTGTAGCATAAATGTAGTATAGGAATGCATGTTGTATAGTATTGGTGTCGTATAGGCCTTGTATAAGCtttaggtgtagtataggtcatgTATAGGCGTCTTACATGCTTATAGGTGTAGTATAGATCTTGTATATGCTTATAGTTGCAATATAGGTATAGCATAGGTTCTGTATAGGCCTCTATAGGCTTATATGTGTAGTAAAGGTACCATATATGCTCATAGTTGTAGTATATGTATCGTATAGTACAGTATTGGATTAGTATAACTGTAGTATATGTGTCGTATAGGCCCCGTATATACTTATATGTGTAGTATAGGTCATGTATAGGCCTCGTATAGATATGTAGTATAGTATGGTATAGTATATCATCGCATAGCATAGGTGTAGTATTGTTTTATATAATAGTTAAGCAGGTGTGTTGTGCAGGTATGGACCCTCACTTTGAAAAAGCCAGTGAATCAGATTCCCAGATATTCATGTTTCCTCGTTGTATTTCACTTTTCTTCAAAACCCCCAACTCATTAgaaacctcctcctcctcctgtaTAAACTACACCAATTGTTGAACCAAAACCATCAAACTCCAACAATGGGTGTTTCCAATTCAAAAACAGAGCCCTCCTGCGAACCATTGCGATTATGCAAACAACGAAGACGCTTCATCAAACAAGCTATCGATTCCCGCTACAATTTAGCAGCATCCCATCTTCTCTACATCCAATCACTTCATAACCTCGGAATCACCCTCGCTAAATTAGCACAAGAAACAGGGGAATCCTCTCTTCCACCATCTCCAACCCACAATTCAACCTTAAGTTACATGAAATCATCTGGAATTGGTTCTGTAACAGTTAATCTTAATCCATCCACTGTTAATAACAGCTGTAAGGTATACGTAGACGACGTCGATTCCTTAACAATGTCACCATCGCCACCGCCACCGCCCCCACCACCGCGGTTCTCGTGGGACTATTTTGATCCCAGTGATGGGAGCTTTAGGTTAATGGGTGTTGCGGTGAAACAGGGTCAAATTGGGTATGGGGAAGATGGTTCAGATGATGGTGAAGCGATCGGGGATAATTCGGTTTGTGAAAGTGGTCAGATTGAACAATGTGGGTTGAAAGATGGTTGTGAAACAGAGGAAACAGGGGATCCTGCTGAGGTTGTGTTTCATAGGGGTAAAGGTTTTGTTTGGAGGATGAAAGAGGTTGAGAATTGGTTTGTTAGAGGTTCGAAAGCGGGGAATGACGTTTCGAGGATGCTTGAGGCGAATCAGATCCAGATTAGCTATTCCGAAGCGAATGGTATGTCGTGTTTTGTAAGATGGTTATAAGGTTTAGTTGTATGATTGTTTTGTGATTTAAGATGTTTATTTGATTCAGGTGGCTCAACTGGATCATCTTCGTCGCTTCTGACTTGTTTTCGAGGGGAAAACTCGCTTGTTTTACATGGTAAGTTTGGTAGTTTTGTGGGTAATTTGTGTTGCGTTTGAATACATGTCCCGAATGTTGTGTTCTACTGAATACATGGCACATATGTCAAGCATGATCCGAAGGATATTAAATGAAATAGGACTCCAACAAACATCTTACGAATGTAACCGTTTTTTTTCAATTGTAGAACCTCAACAAAGAACAAAAGTCATTACATGGAAGCGGTCAATGTCTACTAATTCCTCGTTGTTGCGTCTTCCGGGCCCACCATCAAACGAAGATAACGATAACGAAAACAATTTCATAGAAGAGTTTTGCATGATAGCAGGAAGCCATTCCTCAACTCTTGACAGA is from Helianthus annuus cultivar XRQ/B chromosome 9, HanXRQr2.0-SUNRISE, whole genome shotgun sequence and encodes:
- the LOC110941184 gene encoding protein ROLLING AND ERECT LEAF 2, with protein sequence MGVSNSKTEPSCEPLRLCKQRRRFIKQAIDSRYNLAASHLLYIQSLHNLGITLAKLAQETGESSLPPSPTHNSTLSYMKSSGIGSVTVNLNPSTVNNSCKVYVDDVDSLTMSPSPPPPPPPPRFSWDYFDPSDGSFRLMGVAVKQGQIGYGEDGSDDGEAIGDNSVCESGQIEQCGLKDGCETEETGDPAEVVFHRGKGFVWRMKEVENWFVRGSKAGNDVSRMLEANQIQISYSEANGGSTGSSSSLLTCFRGENSLVLHEPQQRTKVITWKRSMSTNSSLLRLPGPPSNEDNDNENNFIEEFCMIAGSHSSTLDRLYAWERKLYDEVKASESIRKEYEKKCDELRHQFAKDLKPHLIDKTRAVAKDLHSRMKVALHTVDSISKRIEKMRDEELQPQLMELIQGMMRMWKSMLECHHAQYLTANYAKNTRTRTRTKNSVIIGELEHEVERFGSSFSDLVKSYTSYVEAINNWLQNCITQPKERVKGRRPFSPRRAVAPPIFILCRDWSAGVRTLPWQKVSDVIKELLCHIRRLSMEEEMKNKELSLIENGEEEKKIAGWDLSMIDGSLTKVFDRLTSYCEESWKMYEDIKEKGETAGSLYLNYRPPTRTSIT